The Anaerolineae bacterium sequence CTGGGAAACGGCCCTTGGGTACCCGAGGGTGGCCCAAGGCCAGGCGGAGGGGCCGGTGACCCTGGTGCGGGTGCGCCTGCCGGAAGCCGCCCTTCTCTACCGCCAGCGTTTCGATGGGGAACATACCTGGCGCTTCTGCAAGCAAGGCTTGTTGATCCTCTCTTTCCTCACCCCCCAGGCGGCGCGGGAAGAACGCGGGTGACGCTTGGCCCCGTTGGCTTATGCCCAACTCTGGTTAGCCCGCCGGCACCTGCCCGGCGGCCGCTCCCCCTGGCAGAAGCCTTTGCCGGAGCGACCTTTGGGGCCGGCGGGGGATGTACAGCGGGGCTGGGGTGGATTTTTCGCCCGTTTGGCTGTGCAACCCCGACCGGTCAAACGGCGCGGAAAATCCCCTGGCTGGCCCCGAGGAAAGCGCCGGAAAGGCCGACCACGCCAACCGGTGGTGCGTCCAGGGACGAACAGAGCCTGATTTTGCCCTTTTGCGGCTCCGTTGGTCCCTTGTCAAGGCGCTCAAGCCGGCCCCTCTGGGGTACAGGCATGGGCTTCTTTTGCCTTTTTGTCAAAAGTCTAATACAGTAACCCAGGTTATCTTATTTGACTAGGGGGGCGCACGTGGTGTTGCACGGTTACACGAAAGAACGGCCTGTGCCAAAACTTTCCCTCGGTGGCTCCCCCTTTTGCCCCCTGCCCACTCAAGCCCTCCGACCAAAACTCAATACGGCCTGGGCAGCCGGTCGGCCCACCGCGGGATCCGTCGCCGGCGAGGCTCCTGGCCCCCTGAAGGCGCCGAGGGTATCAGCCCCGCCGCCCGGCCCAGGCTACGCACCGGGTCGGCCCAGGTCCAGCGGCGCTCCACCACATCCACCACCCCTTCCAAGGCCGCCCTGGCCCAATCGTTGGAGTGCATCAGCAGAATGTCCCCCGGTCGAATGGCCGTGGCCTCGCGCACGATGGCCCGGTTGACCTCGTCGAATAGCGGCTCCTGCAGGGCGTCCTCGAGGTGCGACCCGTCGACGAACTTCAATATCACGCCCATATCGTCCCAGTTCCACCACACGACCACATACCCGTAATCCTGCAACACCCGGTACACCCGGCCCAGGTTCTTCCCCGCGCCGAAGGGGATGCGGAAGTAGGGGAAGCGGGCCTTCATCTCGCGCAGGTAATCCCGGCCCAGGGCGTCGGCCAGGGCCGCCTCCCAGTTCTCGATTTCCTCGGCGATGGCCTTCTCGTCCAGGTGGGTGAAATATGGATGGCTATACGAATGATTGCAGATGATCCCGCCCACCTCGATCAACTTTTCCAGCAGGTTCTCCCCCTGATAGTCGGCCAGCACGGGCAGCACGCGGCCCACGGCAAAGAAGGCCACCGGCACCCGGCGGCGGTAGAGCACCTGGACCATAGGCGCAAAGGTACGCAAATAGCCGTCATCCACGGTCATCAGCACGCCGTCCTGCGGCGCAATCCGCTGGACCACCCGATAGCGCCGCGGTTCGGCGGCGGCGAACACCTTTCGCGGGGCGGCCAGGGTCAGGGCGCCCAGGCCTATCAACTTGAGGAAATCTCGGCGAGAGAGGTCGCTCATGGTGCCTCCTGAGTGGCGGTTTGCGGGAGCCAGCCCATCCCCCGCAGGATGAAGGTCACATACGCCCGCGCCCCTTCGGGGGTGGGGTGGGCGAAGTCCTCGTAAAACCATGCCCGGTGGGGGGTGGCGTAGGCGTTCCAGTCCAGCAAATAGGCCTCCGGCCAGCGCGCCACCCCGGCCTCCAGTTGCGCGTTGGCCAGCGGGGCCCACCGGATGGGACTACGCACATTGACGAAATAGACCTGCCGCACGCCGTGCTCCAGCAGCAGACGCATCACCGCGTCGAAGGTGGCGTC is a genomic window containing:
- a CDS encoding polysaccharide deacetylase family protein is translated as MSDLSRRDFLKLIGLGALTLAAPRKVFAAAEPRRYRVVQRIAPQDGVLMTVDDGYLRTFAPMVQVLYRRRVPVAFFAVGRVLPVLADYQGENLLEKLIEVGGIICNHSYSHPYFTHLDEKAIAEEIENWEAALADALGRDYLREMKARFPYFRIPFGAGKNLGRVYRVLQDYGYVVVWWNWDDMGVILKFVDGSHLEDALQEPLFDEVNRAIVREATAIRPGDILLMHSNDWARAALEGVVDVVERRWTWADPVRSLGRAAGLIPSAPSGGQEPRRRRIPRWADRLPRPY